The Microbacterium sp. Nx66 genome contains a region encoding:
- a CDS encoding peptidase C14, with amino-acid sequence MTQLDTTTETAAMRSRRMLLAGFGAAALGGVAAIGAPAAAQAAGPVVPQESSGSKNVAHGGLATALATRKAKDGDLVRTSGYATPGDGGDGLYRFVKKDAPATNGGTVLAGPKGGAWVLVHDGTVDFRKFGIMDASAPADDALDAMVGDARVRRVEAHTDLNFVRRHKFSRSNIAFDFGNHLMTTEGIENAGKDDPFAAVMFFRGEVTDAVQEAKLGEDVPDLADIFPVADSSFFAVGEWYAAEVNALSGRWERELQRLVQVTQIVDGRHIRVNYKNGWPLGKDRTMTWRHVKPVQDVTVSNLKFLGKGTDEYTGSHPLAFEYAVRCDVDHIDGTATFWPLIQRRWNTYFTTESCTLKNPTSVTWGGAGYLTQQIYCLYGYVANCHTANARHLNDFTASAYCLVENCHGDGDDQGPFVTHGQYEHDLTYTGNSGLMTFANSGAAWGSAAKRITVRKHVCSWFVARVRITDLTLEDVQVIGKPSLSGSGMLWINADGAQLRGCTASDTLVITQASDNSARPTVIADSHFTFVAPGELTNATVKTPVTFVDTVLDRVGGMKINGPGAVTFRGSTLTAADDAAPIASATAKLRVEGSTLRNARIAAASKDRQVVEIAGSEVSAKGGTTVSRSGAGELHLTLSDSTFRAEGATTHVAVTSGATHYRAVGNRFEGGALELRDDAFGAGSTLLHTGNVEAGVTRTAFPGEGDRVVDTANLVVG; translated from the coding sequence ATGACCCAGCTGGACACCACCACGGAGACCGCGGCGATGCGCAGTCGACGGATGCTGCTCGCCGGTTTCGGCGCCGCCGCCCTGGGCGGGGTCGCCGCGATCGGCGCTCCCGCCGCCGCTCAGGCCGCGGGACCCGTCGTGCCGCAGGAGTCGTCGGGCTCGAAGAACGTCGCCCACGGAGGCCTCGCCACCGCTCTCGCGACGCGCAAGGCCAAGGACGGCGACCTCGTGCGCACGAGCGGCTACGCGACCCCTGGCGACGGCGGCGACGGGCTCTACCGCTTCGTGAAGAAGGACGCCCCCGCGACCAACGGCGGCACAGTGCTCGCGGGTCCCAAGGGCGGCGCCTGGGTGCTCGTGCACGACGGCACGGTCGACTTCCGGAAGTTCGGCATCATGGACGCCTCCGCGCCCGCCGACGACGCGCTCGACGCGATGGTGGGTGACGCCCGCGTGCGGCGCGTGGAGGCGCACACCGACCTCAACTTCGTCCGCCGCCATAAGTTCTCCCGGTCGAACATCGCCTTCGACTTCGGGAATCACCTGATGACGACCGAGGGCATCGAGAACGCCGGGAAGGACGACCCCTTCGCGGCCGTCATGTTCTTCCGCGGCGAGGTGACCGACGCGGTGCAGGAGGCGAAGCTCGGGGAGGACGTGCCCGACCTCGCCGACATCTTCCCCGTCGCCGACTCCTCGTTCTTCGCGGTCGGGGAGTGGTACGCCGCCGAGGTCAACGCGCTGTCGGGTCGCTGGGAGCGCGAGCTGCAGCGGCTGGTGCAGGTGACCCAGATCGTCGACGGTCGGCACATCCGCGTGAACTACAAGAACGGCTGGCCGCTCGGCAAGGACCGCACGATGACCTGGCGGCACGTGAAGCCGGTGCAGGACGTGACGGTGTCGAACCTGAAGTTCCTCGGCAAGGGGACGGACGAGTACACGGGGTCGCACCCGCTGGCCTTCGAGTACGCGGTGCGCTGCGACGTGGACCACATCGACGGCACGGCGACCTTCTGGCCGCTGATCCAGCGCCGGTGGAACACCTACTTCACCACGGAGAGCTGCACGCTGAAGAACCCGACCTCCGTCACGTGGGGTGGAGCCGGCTACCTGACGCAGCAGATCTACTGCCTGTACGGGTACGTCGCCAACTGCCACACCGCCAACGCCCGGCACCTCAACGACTTCACCGCGAGCGCCTACTGCCTCGTGGAGAACTGCCACGGCGACGGCGACGACCAGGGCCCCTTCGTCACGCACGGCCAGTACGAGCACGACCTCACCTACACGGGCAACTCCGGACTCATGACGTTCGCGAACTCCGGCGCCGCGTGGGGTTCGGCCGCGAAGCGCATCACCGTCCGCAAGCACGTGTGCTCGTGGTTCGTCGCGCGCGTGCGCATCACCGACCTGACGCTGGAGGACGTGCAGGTGATCGGCAAGCCATCGCTCTCAGGTTCCGGGATGCTGTGGATCAACGCGGACGGCGCGCAGCTGCGGGGCTGCACCGCGTCGGACACACTCGTCATCACCCAGGCCTCCGACAACTCCGCACGGCCGACCGTGATCGCCGACTCGCACTTCACGTTCGTCGCTCCCGGCGAGCTCACCAATGCGACGGTGAAGACGCCCGTGACCTTCGTCGACACGGTGCTCGACCGGGTGGGCGGCATGAAGATCAATGGGCCGGGGGCGGTCACCTTCCGCGGCTCGACCCTCACCGCGGCGGACGATGCCGCGCCCATCGCCTCGGCGACGGCGAAGCTGCGCGTCGAAGGCTCCACGCTCCGGAACGCCCGCATCGCGGCGGCATCGAAGGACCGTCAGGTCGTCGAGATCGCGGGTTCCGAGGTCTCGGCGAAGGGTGGGACGACGGTGTCGCGGTCGGGCGCGGGCGAACTTCATCTGACGCTCTCCGACAGCACCTTCCGCGCGGAGGGGGCGACCACGCACGTCGCCGTGACGAGCGGCGCGACCCACTACCGCGCGGTCGGCAACCGGTTCGAGGGCGGCGCCCTGGAGCTCCGCGACGACGCGTTCGGGGCCGGCTCGACGCTGCTGCACACCGGCAACGTGGAGGCCGGCGTCACCCGCACGGCGTTCCCCGGCGAGGGCGACCGCGTCGTCGACACCGCCAACCTCGTCGTCGGCTGA
- a CDS encoding hydroxyacid dehydrogenase — protein MTAGTGAPTVVAVVSAELFAEFFSMDDAARLEDVAARLGGTFVRVDRLAEAVLDEARVVVTSWGVGPFDDTVLATLPKLELIAHTGATIKPFATDALFDRGVRVTQAGAGMARSVAEVSLTFTLALLHRVPEMHDALRVGDGWWDADAVGVQHEILGAPIAVIGASRTGRAYLELIRALSAQPLLVDPTLDAAEASSLGAELVALDDALRRAQIVAVHAPTLPETHHLIGARELALMPDGAGLVNTARSWLVDEAALLAELQRGRLSAAVDVFDEEPLPVESPFRSAPRVLLTPHRAAGTREGRLRQGRIVADELDAFAAGQPLGHAVHRDQLSSMA, from the coding sequence ATGACCGCGGGGACGGGCGCACCGACCGTGGTCGCGGTCGTCTCGGCCGAGCTGTTCGCGGAGTTCTTCTCGATGGACGACGCGGCGCGTCTGGAGGACGTCGCGGCGCGGCTCGGCGGGACGTTCGTGCGGGTGGACCGCCTCGCGGAGGCAGTGCTCGACGAGGCGCGCGTCGTGGTGACGAGCTGGGGCGTGGGTCCTTTCGACGACACCGTGCTCGCCACCCTCCCGAAGCTCGAGCTCATCGCGCACACCGGCGCCACGATCAAGCCCTTCGCCACCGACGCGCTGTTCGACCGTGGCGTGCGGGTGACGCAGGCCGGGGCGGGGATGGCCCGGTCGGTGGCGGAGGTGTCGCTGACGTTCACGCTCGCCCTGCTGCACCGGGTGCCGGAGATGCACGACGCCCTGCGCGTCGGCGACGGCTGGTGGGACGCGGACGCCGTCGGGGTGCAGCACGAGATCCTCGGGGCGCCCATCGCGGTCATCGGCGCCTCCCGGACCGGGCGGGCGTACCTCGAGCTGATCCGGGCGCTCAGCGCGCAGCCGCTGCTCGTCGACCCCACGCTCGACGCGGCCGAGGCGTCGTCCCTCGGGGCGGAGCTCGTGGCGCTCGACGACGCGCTCCGCCGCGCGCAGATCGTCGCCGTGCACGCCCCGACGCTGCCGGAGACGCACCACCTGATCGGTGCGCGCGAACTCGCCCTGATGCCGGATGGCGCGGGCCTGGTGAACACGGCGCGTTCCTGGCTGGTCGACGAGGCCGCCCTGCTCGCCGAACTCCAGCGCGGTCGGTTGAGCGCCGCGGTCGACGTGTTCGACGAGGAGCCGTTGCCCGTGGAGAGTCCCTTCCGCTCGGCCCCGCGGGTGCTGCTCACCCCGCACCGCGCGGCCGGGACCAGGGAGGGGCGGCTGCGGCAGGGGCGGATCGTGGCGGACGAGCTCGACGCCTTCGCCGCGGGGCAGCCCCTCGGACACGCCGTCCACCGCGACCAGCTCTCCTCGATGGCATGA
- a CDS encoding carbohydrate ABC transporter permease has protein sequence MTALLQPPTQTTPPATRPAARKRRSFRALEPTGWGIAVRWIWLSLAGILSFFPFYAMVVLSLKPGMVVELPGSLIPWNDISFEAYEQVLGGQNILVWLFNTLVYSLVSVVAVLFLSALAGYAFAKKRFRGKEVMFWSFLAMVMVPFHVTLIPTFILMANLGGIDTYWGLILPTLANAQAVFLMRQFIQGLPDELFEAARIDGAGEFRIFLRIVLPLCKPILATLGIFVFLWHWNDFLWPLIIAKSNSMFTLTVGISSLQQQDVPLSTMLAGSVVALLPIFLAYLIAQRYVQEGVTGTGIKG, from the coding sequence ATGACCGCCCTCCTGCAGCCGCCGACGCAGACGACGCCACCCGCGACGCGTCCCGCCGCGCGCAAGCGCCGCTCGTTCCGCGCGCTCGAGCCGACCGGCTGGGGCATCGCCGTCCGCTGGATCTGGCTGAGTCTCGCCGGCATCCTCAGCTTCTTCCCCTTCTATGCGATGGTCGTGCTGAGCCTGAAGCCGGGCATGGTCGTCGAGCTGCCCGGCTCGCTGATCCCCTGGAACGACATCTCCTTCGAGGCGTACGAGCAGGTGCTCGGCGGACAGAACATCCTCGTCTGGCTCTTCAACACGCTCGTCTACTCGCTCGTGTCGGTCGTGGCGGTGCTGTTCCTCTCCGCGCTCGCCGGATACGCCTTCGCCAAGAAGCGCTTCCGTGGCAAGGAGGTCATGTTCTGGTCGTTCCTGGCGATGGTCATGGTGCCGTTCCACGTGACGCTGATCCCGACGTTCATCCTCATGGCGAACCTGGGCGGCATCGACACGTACTGGGGCCTCATCCTGCCGACGCTCGCGAACGCGCAGGCCGTCTTCCTCATGCGCCAGTTCATCCAGGGCCTTCCCGACGAGCTGTTCGAGGCCGCCCGCATCGACGGCGCCGGCGAGTTCCGCATCTTCCTGCGGATCGTGCTGCCGCTGTGCAAGCCGATCCTCGCGACGCTCGGGATCTTCGTCTTCCTCTGGCACTGGAACGACTTCCTCTGGCCGCTCATCATCGCCAAGTCCAACTCGATGTTCACGCTCACCGTGGGCATCTCGTCGCTGCAGCAGCAGGATGTGCCGCTCAGCACCATGCTCGCCGGCTCCGTCGTGGCGCTGCTGCCGATCTTCCTCGCGTACCTCATCGCTCAGCGGTACGTGCAGGAGGGCGTCACCGGCACCGGGATCAAGGGCTGA
- a CDS encoding dihydrodipicolinate synthase family protein — MTDAAAHTATVPSLRPEAAATLARGAVIPAHPLALTAERTLDERRQRALSRYYLDAGAGGLAVGVHTTQFEIRDPEHALFEPVLALAAEEMDARGDATLVRIAGVAGDTAQAVAEAELARSLGYDAVLVSPRVAGADERALLDRARAVGEVLPLVGFYLQTAIGGPVLDREFWREFAAIPSVVAVKAAPFDRYRTLELVRGVAASGRADEIALYTGNDDAIVADLLSEFHVDSPSGRRTLRFVGGLLGQWAVGTHAAVALLERVHRALAGDAEAYREVGRRASDMVDVNQAVFDPGNDFHGVIAGVHEMLRQQGLLEGIWCLDPAEGLSPGQAEEIARVRQAYPELNDDAFIAENLEAWLR, encoded by the coding sequence ATGACCGACGCCGCTGCGCACACGGCGACCGTGCCGTCGCTGCGCCCTGAGGCCGCTGCGACCCTGGCCCGCGGCGCCGTGATCCCGGCCCATCCGCTCGCCCTCACCGCCGAGCGCACGCTCGACGAGCGGCGGCAGCGGGCGCTGTCCCGCTACTACCTCGACGCCGGGGCCGGCGGCCTCGCCGTCGGCGTGCACACGACGCAGTTCGAGATCCGCGACCCGGAGCACGCGCTCTTCGAGCCGGTGCTCGCACTGGCCGCGGAGGAGATGGACGCCCGCGGCGACGCGACCCTCGTGCGCATCGCCGGAGTGGCGGGCGACACCGCGCAGGCGGTCGCCGAGGCGGAGCTCGCCCGCTCCCTCGGCTACGACGCCGTGCTGGTGAGTCCCCGCGTCGCGGGTGCGGACGAGCGTGCCCTGCTCGACCGCGCCCGCGCCGTCGGCGAGGTGCTGCCGCTGGTCGGCTTCTATCTGCAGACCGCGATCGGCGGGCCCGTGCTCGACCGCGAGTTCTGGCGGGAGTTCGCCGCGATCCCGTCCGTCGTCGCCGTGAAGGCGGCGCCCTTCGACCGTTATCGCACGCTGGAGCTCGTGCGCGGCGTGGCCGCCTCGGGGCGCGCCGACGAGATCGCGCTGTACACCGGCAACGACGACGCGATCGTCGCCGACCTGCTCTCCGAGTTCCATGTCGACTCCCCGTCCGGGCGGCGCACCCTCCGGTTCGTCGGCGGGTTGCTGGGCCAGTGGGCCGTCGGCACGCATGCGGCCGTCGCGCTGCTGGAGCGTGTGCACCGAGCCCTCGCGGGAGACGCGGAGGCCTACCGGGAGGTGGGACGCCGTGCCTCGGACATGGTGGACGTGAATCAGGCCGTTTTCGATCCGGGCAACGACTTCCACGGGGTCATCGCCGGGGTGCACGAGATGCTCCGCCAGCAGGGCCTCCTCGAGGGCATCTGGTGCCTCGACCCGGCCGAGGGCCTCTCCCCGGGGCAGGCGGAGGAGATCGCTCGCGTCCGGCAGGCGTACCCGGAGCTCAACGACGACGCGTTCATCGCCGAGAACCTCGAGGCCTGGCTGCGATGA
- a CDS encoding SDR family NAD(P)-dependent oxidoreductase, producing the protein MAARTIVLTGASDGIGAATARQLAGSPHRLLLVGRSPDKMRAVAEEAGAEWFTADFARLDDVRTLAAQLADAVGAAGIDVLANNAGGIFGDRTPTVDGHEKTMQVNHLAPFLLTNLLLPQLLAARGAVVNTSSVAHRLFGHLDVDDLDNTRRYSPNKAYGDAKLANVLMAKSLHEKFHAQGLSAVAFHPGTVATNFAAESSSIMRLVYRTPLRRLVLIGSDRGGATLRWFLEGTPGETWISGGYYDERVLSTRVNPQVNDPALAEALWRRSAELVGVSEA; encoded by the coding sequence GTGGCCGCGCGCACCATCGTCCTCACCGGAGCCTCGGACGGGATCGGCGCCGCCACCGCCCGCCAGCTCGCCGGATCCCCGCACCGCCTGCTCCTCGTGGGCCGTTCACCCGACAAGATGCGGGCCGTGGCGGAGGAGGCCGGCGCGGAGTGGTTCACTGCCGACTTCGCGCGCCTCGACGACGTGCGCACCCTCGCCGCGCAGCTCGCGGACGCCGTGGGCGCGGCGGGCATCGACGTGCTGGCCAACAACGCCGGCGGCATCTTCGGCGACCGCACCCCCACCGTCGACGGGCACGAGAAGACCATGCAGGTGAACCACCTCGCCCCGTTCCTGCTGACGAACCTCCTGCTCCCGCAACTCCTCGCCGCGCGCGGCGCGGTCGTGAACACCTCCAGTGTCGCCCACCGCCTCTTCGGGCATCTCGACGTCGACGATCTCGACAACACCCGCCGATACTCCCCGAACAAGGCCTACGGCGACGCCAAGCTCGCCAACGTCCTGATGGCGAAGAGCCTGCACGAGAAGTTCCATGCGCAGGGGCTCAGCGCCGTGGCCTTCCACCCCGGCACCGTGGCGACGAACTTCGCCGCCGAGTCGTCGAGCATCATGCGCCTCGTCTACCGCACCCCGCTGCGCCGCCTCGTCCTCATCGGCAGCGACCGCGGTGGCGCGACGCTGCGCTGGTTCCTGGAGGGCACGCCAGGCGAGACCTGGATCTCCGGCGGCTACTACGACGAGCGCGTCCTCAGCACCCGCGTGAACCCGCAGGTGAACGATCCCGCTCTCGCCGAGGCCCTCTGGCGGCGCAGCGCCGAGCTCGTGGGTGTGTCCGAGGCCTGA
- a CDS encoding GNAT family N-acetyltransferase translates to MSAVLVRSARAEDQSALAALWAAAFTPPLAPDQWLVDDERLDHTIVAADDDGVCGSIYGLPKRLRESDGGVAQVHAIGSVAVAERARGRGLARRLVSATLDAAGDADWALLFTGTPEVYRSSGFTTFSMPRTMAGPWAASTTAVEPASVVRESVGLGVLGPLREVYERSRTAAVVLAPVRSDRDWTMAEVRLRGATLYRLAEAETTVGYAVAEVRDGVGLLHESATDPTVADPAAVRRTLLDAVAADWAAAGVRTCELAAPALAAEERAVRAFAPAAVRQDDRTGMIRPLRREARVDGIRHFTAGDYF, encoded by the coding sequence ATGAGCGCCGTGCTCGTGCGGTCGGCGCGCGCGGAGGATCAGTCCGCCCTCGCTGCACTGTGGGCGGCCGCCTTCACGCCGCCCCTCGCGCCGGACCAGTGGCTGGTGGACGACGAGCGGCTGGATCACACGATCGTCGCCGCCGACGACGATGGCGTGTGCGGGTCGATCTACGGGTTGCCGAAGCGCCTGCGGGAGTCGGACGGCGGCGTGGCGCAGGTGCACGCGATCGGCAGCGTCGCGGTCGCCGAGCGGGCTCGCGGTCGGGGACTGGCCCGCCGGCTCGTGTCGGCCACCCTGGACGCGGCCGGTGACGCCGACTGGGCTCTGCTGTTCACCGGAACCCCCGAGGTGTACCGGTCGAGCGGCTTCACGACCTTCTCGATGCCCCGCACGATGGCCGGGCCGTGGGCGGCGTCGACGACGGCCGTGGAGCCCGCCTCGGTCGTGCGCGAGTCCGTGGGACTCGGCGTCCTCGGCCCGCTCCGCGAGGTCTACGAGCGTTCCCGCACCGCTGCGGTCGTGCTCGCTCCGGTGCGCAGCGACCGCGACTGGACGATGGCGGAGGTGCGGCTACGGGGCGCGACGCTGTACCGGCTCGCCGAGGCGGAGACGACCGTCGGCTACGCGGTGGCGGAGGTGCGCGACGGCGTCGGGCTGCTGCACGAGAGCGCGACCGATCCCACCGTGGCCGATCCTGCCGCGGTGCGTCGCACCCTGCTGGACGCCGTGGCCGCGGACTGGGCCGCGGCGGGCGTCCGCACCTGCGAGCTGGCCGCTCCCGCGCTCGCCGCGGAGGAACGCGCCGTCCGCGCGTTCGCTCCGGCGGCCGTGCGGCAGGACGACCGCACCGGGATGATCCGGCCGCTGCGCCGCGAGGCCCGGGTGGACGGCATCCGCCACTTCACGGCGGGCGACTACTTCTGA
- a CDS encoding NAD-dependent epimerase/dehydratase family protein — protein sequence MTQYAFASEAELEEALATPSEGLVADLAQGSGDLVILGAGGKMGPTLAMLARRGLDAAGRTDDAVYAVSRFGDAAIRERLEAAGVRVVPFDLIENDDLSGLPDAPNVVFMVGAKFGAATNASWAWEVNAALPDRIARRYRDSAISVLSTGNVYPFVPASSGGADEETTPAPIGEYAQSCLGRERVFEFGAQERGTKVAIIRLNYAVDLRYGVLADIGSAVHAGEPVSVATANVNVIWQGYANEVVLRSLVHASTGPFVINLTGPELLSVSSIAHRFGALFEREVEIVDEPMPTALLSDARRCMALFGYPSVSAEELIRMQAGWIRDGLPMIAKPTKWAVRDGKF from the coding sequence ATGACGCAGTACGCATTCGCCTCCGAGGCCGAGCTCGAGGAGGCGCTCGCCACCCCGAGCGAGGGGCTCGTGGCCGACCTCGCTCAGGGCTCCGGAGACCTCGTGATCCTCGGCGCCGGCGGCAAGATGGGCCCGACCCTGGCGATGCTCGCCCGGCGCGGCCTGGACGCCGCCGGCCGCACCGACGACGCGGTGTACGCGGTCTCCCGCTTCGGCGACGCCGCCATCCGCGAGCGCCTGGAGGCCGCGGGGGTGCGCGTCGTGCCGTTCGACCTCATCGAGAACGACGACCTCTCCGGTCTCCCCGATGCCCCGAACGTGGTGTTCATGGTGGGCGCGAAGTTCGGCGCCGCGACCAACGCCTCCTGGGCCTGGGAGGTCAACGCGGCTCTGCCCGACCGCATCGCCCGCCGCTACCGCGACAGCGCGATCTCGGTGCTCTCCACCGGGAACGTGTACCCGTTCGTCCCCGCCTCCTCCGGCGGCGCCGACGAGGAGACCACGCCCGCGCCGATCGGCGAGTACGCGCAGTCCTGCCTCGGACGGGAGCGCGTGTTCGAGTTCGGGGCGCAGGAGCGCGGCACCAAGGTCGCGATCATCCGCCTGAACTACGCCGTCGACCTCCGCTACGGGGTGCTCGCCGACATCGGCAGCGCCGTGCACGCGGGGGAGCCGGTCTCGGTCGCCACCGCCAACGTCAACGTGATCTGGCAGGGCTACGCGAACGAGGTCGTGCTGCGGAGCCTCGTGCACGCCTCCACCGGCCCCTTCGTGATCAACCTCACGGGACCGGAGCTGCTCAGCGTCTCCTCGATCGCCCACCGTTTCGGCGCCCTGTTCGAGCGGGAGGTCGAGATCGTGGACGAGCCGATGCCGACCGCGCTGCTCAGCGACGCCCGGCGCTGCATGGCCCTGTTCGGCTACCCGTCCGTCTCCGCCGAGGAGCTCATCCGCATGCAGGCCGGCTGGATCCGCGACGGACTGCCGATGATCGCCAAGCCCACCAAGTGGGCCGTGCGGGACGGGAAGTTCTGA
- a CDS encoding carbohydrate ABC transporter permease, translating to MTTATTAPKPAGRVARVLARREARVAFLFVLPAFLLFIAFRFGPSIAGVALSFFDYDISGEIAWRGLDHFQRLVADPLFWRALGTTLVYTVFAVPIALVLSTIMALGVRRAFRGARFFRSIFFLPVITSLVLAGSIFVWIFSANGPWSALMTPLGLGGSWLGSTVLVIPAIVVVGVWSRFGYGMMILIAALQDVPRELEEAALVDGANAWQRFRWIILPHLRPTFFFLAVIETTAAFQVFDVIYVMTQGGPANASYSLVYMLYDQGFRYFDYGYAAAVGVALFIMTLVVALIQRLVIGKQK from the coding sequence ATGACGACGGCCACCACGGCGCCGAAGCCCGCAGGACGGGTCGCCCGGGTGCTCGCCCGACGGGAAGCGCGCGTCGCATTCCTGTTCGTGCTCCCCGCCTTCCTGCTGTTCATCGCCTTCCGCTTCGGCCCGAGCATCGCGGGTGTGGCGCTGAGCTTCTTCGACTACGACATCTCCGGCGAGATCGCCTGGCGCGGCCTCGACCACTTCCAGCGCCTCGTCGCCGACCCGCTGTTCTGGCGGGCGCTGGGGACCACCCTCGTCTACACGGTCTTCGCCGTGCCGATCGCGCTCGTGCTGTCGACGATCATGGCCCTCGGCGTGCGCCGCGCCTTCCGCGGCGCCCGGTTCTTCCGCTCGATCTTCTTCCTCCCCGTCATCACCTCGCTCGTGCTGGCCGGCTCGATCTTCGTCTGGATCTTCTCCGCCAACGGTCCGTGGTCCGCCCTGATGACCCCGCTCGGCCTCGGCGGCTCCTGGCTCGGCAGCACGGTGCTCGTGATCCCCGCGATCGTCGTCGTCGGCGTCTGGTCCCGGTTCGGCTACGGGATGATGATCCTCATCGCCGCCCTGCAGGACGTGCCGCGCGAGCTGGAGGAGGCGGCGCTGGTCGACGGCGCGAACGCCTGGCAGCGCTTCCGGTGGATCATCCTCCCGCACCTGCGCCCGACGTTCTTCTTCCTCGCGGTGATCGAGACGACCGCCGCCTTCCAGGTCTTCGACGTCATCTACGTGATGACCCAGGGCGGCCCGGCGAACGCCAGCTACTCGCTCGTCTACATGCTCTACGACCAGGGCTTCCGCTACTTCGACTACGGCTACGCGGCCGCGGTGGGCGTGGCCCTGTTCATCATGACCCTCGTGGTCGCCCTCATCCAGCGCCTCGTGATCGGAAAGCAGAAATGA
- a CDS encoding ABC transporter substrate-binding protein, giving the protein MRVSKITGVVAGVAAATLLAGCSAGGGNTAEGEQDITVWLYPVIADEAMHKDFWDSTIEAFEKENENVNVKYEIFPWANRDEALQTAIAAGKGPDVVYLIPDQLAAYQKSIAPLNDLLSEERQGDLLPNVKESVTLGGDILGAPILTSAQPLICNAAAFEAAGVTEYPETWDDIAEMAPAFVDKGMYALNYPASAENTLNLTYYPLLWQAGGEVYTEDGEVGFDSKAGEEALTFLTDLAEEGALDPEALTTNVPLEQTAIAQGKVACTWNNAVTEVAPFWGEENVKVLAPLTDEESVAYGTVGSLSVLKGSKAPEAAAAFAEFATGADVVEPYLKAAGFFSALSTTEPLYADDPLLGEVEKYVPDTTVGELDASSRALMGVLSPEIQAALLGQKSPADALKDAAAAAAPLLQK; this is encoded by the coding sequence ATGCGCGTCAGCAAGATCACCGGCGTCGTCGCGGGAGTCGCGGCCGCCACCCTGTTGGCCGGATGTTCGGCCGGCGGAGGCAACACCGCAGAGGGCGAGCAGGACATCACGGTCTGGCTCTACCCCGTCATCGCCGACGAGGCGATGCACAAGGACTTCTGGGACTCGACCATCGAGGCGTTCGAGAAGGAGAACGAGAACGTCAACGTGAAGTACGAGATCTTCCCGTGGGCGAACCGCGACGAGGCCCTGCAGACGGCGATCGCCGCCGGCAAGGGACCGGACGTCGTCTACCTCATCCCCGACCAGCTCGCGGCGTACCAGAAGTCGATCGCGCCGCTGAACGACCTGCTCAGCGAGGAGCGCCAGGGCGACCTGCTCCCCAACGTCAAGGAGTCGGTCACGCTCGGCGGCGACATCCTCGGTGCCCCGATCCTCACCAGCGCGCAGCCCCTCATCTGCAACGCGGCCGCGTTCGAGGCCGCCGGCGTGACCGAGTACCCGGAGACCTGGGACGACATCGCCGAGATGGCCCCGGCCTTCGTCGACAAGGGCATGTACGCCCTCAACTACCCGGCGTCGGCCGAGAACACCCTCAACCTCACCTACTACCCGCTGCTCTGGCAGGCCGGCGGGGAGGTCTACACCGAGGACGGCGAGGTCGGCTTCGACAGCAAGGCCGGCGAAGAGGCGCTCACCTTCCTGACCGACCTGGCCGAGGAGGGCGCTCTCGACCCGGAGGCCCTCACCACCAACGTCCCGCTGGAGCAGACCGCCATCGCCCAGGGCAAGGTCGCCTGCACCTGGAACAACGCCGTGACCGAGGTCGCGCCGTTCTGGGGCGAGGAGAACGTCAAGGTCCTCGCGCCGCTGACCGATGAGGAGTCCGTCGCCTACGGCACCGTCGGCTCGCTGTCCGTGCTCAAGGGCTCGAAGGCCCCCGAGGCCGCAGCCGCGTTCGCCGAGTTCGCGACCGGCGCCGACGTCGTCGAGCCGTACCTCAAGGCCGCCGGGTTCTTCTCGGCCCTCAGCACCACCGAGCCGCTGTACGCCGACGACCCGCTCCTCGGCGAGGTCGAGAAGTACGTCCCCGACACCACGGTGGGCGAGCTCGACGCCAGCTCCCGTGCGCTCATGGGCGTGCTCTCGCCGGAGATCCAGGCCGCCCTGCTCGGCCAGAAGTCCCCGGCCGACGCCCTGAAGGACGCCGCGGCCGCCGCAGCCCCGCTGCTGCAGAAGTGA